Within the Salvia hispanica cultivar TCC Black 2014 chromosome 4, UniMelb_Shisp_WGS_1.0, whole genome shotgun sequence genome, the region tattttctctctcttactttattctctctttatctttcttactttttcatctctcaaattttactctctccactctaactcaatatatatcattttcttatttcccGTGTCCAAAAGAAATCCATCCCTTAGTgtagtgggacagagggagtatctttttttcctaatttacCCACTTCTTATTATTTCTATCTTACCTACTTTTCACTATCTCCTTTTTCATACTAATTGCGCATTAAAGCACGTGTTATCCACGCtagtgaaattaatttttggtgGACGAAGGGAGAACTAGTACTAAAATAACGCATAATCTCtagtagttagcaattgaagAGGTAGCAGCaaaaatttgtgttgatataCAGAACATACCTCATACCATTTGATCTCCCATTGCATCTGCAAAGCAGCATCAGGAATGCTCCATGTCTGCTCAGGTCTCAGGTTTGCTGCACTGTGAAGGACGCTATTTCCTTGACAATCTAAGTCATGGAAGACATATTCGGGGAGCTTCCTCTGAATCAGAAAATCAAAAACGCCGATTTGCCTGTTCTCCGCTGCTACCATCAGCACATTCTTGCCGTCCCAGTCTAGATCATTGATGGCCTCCGGCACTGCGTTGAGTATCTGTTTCACCATTTCTAGGATTCCCATCTTAGCTGCTTCTATTAGTGGGGAGCCCTTCTCTAAAACATCTGCAATAGGTGAGATAGTGAAGTGATGTTTAAAAAATGGCTTTTCTCATGTATATATGTTGGGTTACAAACCCGTCCCACATCGGATGAgtgagggaagttggaaggtgtatataattcctgTCCAACTCCAATTAATTTAGGCCTTTTGCgagtgacccaaaaacaaatctgtgcgggcttgacccaaagcggacaatatcaaactaatgttgcATCTCAGAGTTAGAGTCGGTCGGGCCCAGGATGACCCAGGGGTTGCAGtaagttggaaggtgtatatataATTCCTGTCCTAAGTATCATGGGATAAATCCAAAAAACTAAAAGATCCTACTTACCACTATTTGTCCGCGGCTGCTCTGTGATGTAATCTTCTGTGGTTTGGGGCTCTTCAACATTGGGAGAGCAATCTGGAATATTGCCGAATACTTCGGGGAGATAGATGGGGCGCTGGCCGTTGCTATAGTATTTGTAACTTGGTTTGAACTCAGCCATTTTGTCCATCATCTGCATCGCATGAGAGTGTCCAACTCTCATCTCTTGAAGCTTTCTTATCGTGAAAGATCCTGCACCATTGTGttttgtttcaaaaaaa harbors:
- the LOC125218529 gene encoding uncharacterized protein LOC125218529 — encoded protein: MAEFKPSYKYYSNGQRPIYLPEVFGNIPDCSPNVEEPQTTEDYITEQPRTNSDVLEKGSPLIEAAKMGILEMVKQILNAVPEAINDLDWDGKNVLMVAAENRQIGVFDFLIQRKLPEYVFHDLDCQGNSVLHSAANLRPEQTWSIPDAALQMQWEIKWI